A genomic segment from Fusarium fujikuroi IMI 58289 draft genome, chromosome FFUJ_chr04 encodes:
- a CDS encoding probable COP1-coatomer complex alpha chain of secretory pathway vesicles produces the protein MQSSPGMLTKFESKSSRAKGIAFHPKRPWILVSLHSSTIQLWDYRMGTLIDRFEEHDGPVRGVDFHKTQPLFVSGGDDYKIKVWSYQTRRCLFTLNGHLDYVRTVFFHHELPWILSASDDQTIRIWNWQNRSLICTMTGHNHYAMCAQFHPKEDLVVSASLDQSVRVWDISGLRKKHSAPTSMSFEDQMARANQNQTDMFGNTDAVVKFVLEGHDRGVNWVAFHPTMPLIVSAGDDRLVKLWRMSETKAWEVDTCRGHFQNASGCLFHPHQDLILSAGEDKTIRVWDLNKRTAVQSFKRENDRFWVIAAHPEINLFAAGHDNGVMVFKLERERPASAVHQNLLFYVTKEKHVKSYDFQRNIESPTLLSLKKLGSAWVAPRTLSFNPAERSILVTSPADGGSYELVNLPKDGSGAIEPAESKRGPGSSAIFVARNRFAVLNTANQTIDIKDLSNNTTRSFKPPTGTTDIYFGGTGNLLIIAPTSVHLYDIQQKKSTAELAVNGVKYVVWSNDGLYAALLSKHNVTIVSKTLEQVSTLHETIRIKSATWDDAGVLLYSTLNHVKYTLLNGDNGIVRTLDQTVYLVKVKGRNVYCLDRAAKPRILQVDPTEYRFKLALVKRNYEEMLHIIRNSSLVGQSIISYLQKKGYPEIALQFVQDPTTRFDLAIECGNLDVAVEMAKELDKPKFWTRLSTEALAHGNHKVVEMCYQKLKQFDKLSFLYLATGNQSRLARMAKIAEHRGDFTSRFQNALYLGEVEDRIQMFKEIDLYPLAYMTAKSHGLEEECQSILEATGLTEEDLTLPTLGEPLSIREPVVHTFESSWPTKATSQSFFEKALLGQVEGLSLEDEPATANAGFEDAMEDDSAAKRNGALIDDDDEDAAGWDMGDDDIPEADSDFVNVESVDAGGAASSEADMWARNSPLAVDHIAGGSFETAMQLLNRQVGAVDFAPLKSRFLEVYSASKTFLPASEGLPPLINYVRRTLDETDPRKVLPIIPRDLEHLASNDLQAGYDSMKANKLEAGIGIFKGILHSILVNAVSSEDEVAEAKKLITSASEYAVAMSIELSRRQLGAPDVVAKDAEKLQRSLELSAYFTIPKIEVPHRQLALLSAMQLAIRNKNYNSALSFANRIIANGGATKIVENAKKTKAQCERNPNDAIEIEFDQFAEFDVCAASHTPIYSGTAYEECAFDGSKYHTKYKGTVCRVCEVCEIGKHGSGLKLFA, from the exons ATGCAGTCCTCCCCGGGAATGTTGACCAAG TTCGAGTCCAAGTCCTCGCGAGCTAAAGGCATTGCCTTTCACCCAAAGAG ACCATGGATCCTGGTGTCGCTACACTCTTCTACCATTCAGCTCTGGGATTACCGAATGGGAACTTTAATTGACCGCTTCGAGGAGCACGATGGCCCTGTCCGTGGTGTCGACTTTCACAAGACACAGCCGCTTTTCGTCTCTGGCGGTGACGACTATAAGATCAAAGTCTGGTCTTACCAGACTCGACGATGCCTCTTCACCCTTAACGGCCATCTCGACTACGTCCGAACCGTCTTCTTCCATCACGAGCTTCCCTGGATTCTGTCAGCATCCGATGACCAGACCATCCGGATATGGAACTGGCAGAACCGCTCCTTGA TTTGCACCATGACTGGCCACAACCACTATGCCATGTGCGCCCAATTTCACCCCAAGGAAGACCTCGTTGTCTCTGCGTCGCTCGATCAGTCCGTTCGTGTTTGGGACATTTCCGGTCTCCGAAAGAAGCACTCCGCCCCTACCTCGATGTCCTTCGAAGATCAAATGGCACGTGCCAATCAGAACCAGACCGATATGTTTGGAAACACTGATGCTGTCGTCAAGTTTGTTCTCGAAGGTCACGACCGTGGCGTCAACTGGGTCGCTTTCCATCCCACCATGCCCCTCATTGTTAGCGCTGGCGATGATCGCTTAGTGAAGCTGTGGCGCATGAGCGAGACCAAGGCTTGGGAAGTCGATACGTGCCGTGGACACTTCCAGAATGCATCCGGATGTCTGTTTCACCCTCATCAGGACTTGATCCTATCTGCTGGAGAGGATAAGACCATCCGTGTATGGGACCTGAATAAGCGAACCGCTGTTCAGTCTTTTAAGAGAGAAAATGATCGCTTTTGGGTCATTGCGGCGCATCCTGAGATCAACTTGTTTGCTGCTGGTCACGATAATGGTGTGATGGTATTCAAGTTAGAGCGAGAGCGCCCTGCCTCAGCCGTTCATCAGAACCTACTCTTCTACGtcaccaaggagaagcaCGTCAAGTCTTATGACTTCCAGAGGAACATCGAGAGCCCTACGCTCCTGtcgctcaagaagcttggtaGCGCCTGGGTAGCACCCCGGACATTGTCCTTCAACCCTGCAGAACGATCTATTCTCGTTACCTCACCTGCTGACGGCGGATCTTATGAGCTGGTTAACCTTCCCAAGGATGGCTCTGGCGCTATCGAGCCTGCTGAGTCTAAGCGTGGTCCTGGAAGCTCTGCCATTTTCGTTGCCCGTAACCGATTTGCCGTTCTCAACACCGCCAATCAGACAATTGATATCAAGGATCTTTCCAACAACACCACCCGATCCTTCAAGCCCCCCACCGGAACTACCGATATCTACTTTGGAGGTACAGGCAATCTTTTAATCATTGCTCCTACATCCGTCCACCTCTATGACAtccagcagaagaagagtaCTGCTGAGCTCGCTGTCAATGGTGTCAAGTATGTTGTTTGGTCTAACGATGGTCTTTACGCTGCTCTTTTAAGCAAGCACAACGTCACAATTGTGTCCAAGACCCTCGAGCAGGTCAGTACTCTTCATGAGACCATTCGTATCAAGAGTGCCACCTGGGATGATGCTGGCGTTCTGCTCTACTCCACCCTTAACCATGTAAAGTATACTCTGCTTAATGGTGATAACGGTATTGTCCGAACCCTTGACCAGACTGTGTACCTGGTCAAGGTTAAGGGCCGTAACGTCTACTGCCTCGATAGAGCCGCCAAGCCCCGTATCCTTCAGGTTGATCCCACGGAATACCGGTTCAAGTTGGCCCTTGTCAAACGCAACTACGAGGAAATGCTTCACATCATCCGAAACTCCAGTCTCGTTGGTCAATCGATTATCTCATATCTTCAAAAGAAGGGGTACCCTGAAATTGCTCTCCAATTCGTTCAGGACCCCACCACTCGATTTGACCTAGCTATCGAATGCGGCAACCtagatgttgctgttgaaaTGGCCAAGGAACTTGACAAGCCCAAGTTCTGGACCCGTTTGAGCACAGAAGCATTGGCACACGGTAACCATAAGGTTGTCGAGATGTGCTACCAAAAACTGAAACAATTCGATAAGCTCTCCTTTTTATACCTCGCTACTGGTAATCAATCTAGGCTTGCTCGCATGGCTAAGATTGCCGAGCACCGTGGTGATTTTACCTCGCGGTTCCAAAACGCACTATACcttggagaggttgaggacCGTATCCAAATGTTCAAGGAGATTGATCTGT ACCCCCTTGCCTATATGACCGCCAAGTCTCATGGTCTGGAGGAGGAATGCCAGTCCATCCTGGAGGCCACCGGCTTGACCGAAGAGGACCTCACCTTGCCAACACTTGGAGAGCCCTTGTCTATCCGTGAGCCTGTTGTGCATACTTTCGAGTCTTCTTGGCCTACCAAAGCTACCTCGCAGTCCTTCTTTGAGAAGGCCCTGCTTGGCCAGGTTGAAGGTCTTTCCCTGGAGGATGAGCCTGCTACCGCCAATGCAGGTTTCGAGGACGCTATGGAAGATGACTCAGCCGCCAAGCGTAACGGCGCATTgatcgatgatgacgatgaagatgctgctgGCTGGGATATGGGAGACGATGACATTCCTGAGGCTGATAGTGACTTTGTCAATGTTGAAAGCGTCGATGCTGGCGGTGCTGCTAGCAGCGAGGCAGATATGTGGGCACGAAACTCACCACTGGCCGTTGACCACATTGCTGGCGGATCTTTCGAGACTGCTATGCAACTTCTCAACCGACAGGTCGGAGCTGTCGACTTCGCCCCTCTCAAATCTCGATTCCTGGAAGTCTACTCAGCATCTAAGACTTTCCTTCCCGCTTCTGAAGGCCTGCCGCCTTTGATCAACTATGTCCGCAGAACTCTCGATGAGACAGATCCCCGGAAGGTCCTGCCGATTATCCCCCGAGATCTCGAGCACCTTGCTTCTAACGACCTGCAAGCGGGCTATGACTCAATGAAGGCTAACAAGCTCGAGGCTGGTATCGGCATCTTCAAGGGTATCCTTCACTCCATCCTTGTCAACGCCGTGTcaagtgaggatgaggttgctgAGGCGAAGAAGCTTATTACCTCGGCCAGCGAGTATGCTGTCGCCATGAGCATTGAGCTTTCCAGGAGACAGTTGGGTGCTCCTGATGTCGTGGCTAAGGACGCGGAGAAGCTCCAGAGGAGCTTGGAACTGTCAGCGTACTTCACTATCCCTAAGATCGAGGTTCCTCACAGACAGCTTGCTCTGCTCAGTGCAATGCAGCTGGCTATTCGCAACAAGAACTACAATTCTGCTTTGAGCTTTGCTAACcgcatcatcgccaacggTGGTGCCACCAAGATTGTAGAAAAC gccaagaagaccaaggctCAGTGCGAGCGCAATCCCAACGATGCTATTGAAATTGAGTTCGACCAGTTCGCCGAGTTCGATGTGTGTGCAGCCAGCCATACCCCTATCTATAGCGGTACTGCATATGAGGAGTGTGCCTTCGATGGATCTAAGTATCACACCAAGTACAAGGGCACTGTCTGCAGAGTTTGTGAAGTATGTGAGATTGGCAAGCATGGAAGCGGTTTGAAGTTGTTCGCCTAG
- a CDS encoding related to RPN12-26S proteasome regulatory subunit — protein MAERNLAQIISQLKHSPSMSYTDANALLSKAKLALLSKAKLALLKLNALTPAPSTPTHILPLARETYEQGALFAIRARNPEAFTRYVQQLQPFYELPAAVLPPNLAERNKVTGLSLLLLLTQGRYAEFHTELESLENREGGGGDVESDRYLGYPIRLERWLMEGSYDRVWKAMKSSEVPCDEYSVFSEILKNQIRSEIASSSERAYPSLPISSTKSLLFLDSEGDVISFAHHRGWVVRDGNIYFPDTAEGEDGDQNKEMSQMVIENALGYARELETIV, from the exons ATGGCCGAACGCAATCTTGCCCAGATCATCTCCCAGCTCAAGCACTCCCCCTCTATGAGCTATACCGACGCCAACGCCCTCCTCTCAAAGGCTAAACTCGCCCTCCTCTCAAAGGCTAAACTcgccctcctcaagctcaacgcCCTTACACCCGCTCCCTCGACCCCGACGCATATTCTGCCTCTCGCCCGCGAGACCTACGAACAGGGTGCCCTATTTGCCATCCGAGCCCGCAACCCCGAGGCTTTCACCCGCTACgtccagcagcttcagcccTTTTACGAGCTTCCCGCCGCTGTTCTCCCCCCCAACTTGGCCGAGCGCAACAAGGTCACTGGCCTGAGCTTGCTTCTACTCTTGACGCAGGGTCGATATGCTGAGTTCCACActgagcttgagagcttggagaacCGAgagggtggtggtggtgacgTTGAGAGCGACCGATACCTTGGCTACCCTATTCGTCTAGAGAGATGGCTGATGGAAGGATCCTATGACCGGGTATGGAAGGCCATGAAGAGTAGCGAGGTGCCCTGCGATGAGTATAGCGTATTCTCAGAA ATCCTCAAGAATCAGATCCGCTCCGAGATCGCTTCCAGCAGCGAGCGCGCATACCCCAGTCTTCCTATCAGCTCCACAAAgtcccttctcttcttggacTCAGAGGGCGATGTCATCTCTTTCGCTCACCACCGAGGCTGGGTCGTTCGTGATGGTAACATCTACTTCCCTGATACTGCTGAAGGCGAGGATGGCGACCAAAACAAGGAGATGAGCCAGATGGTGATAGAAAACGCCCTGGGCTACGCACGTGAGCTTGAGACGATCGTGTAA
- a CDS encoding related to KRE5-killer toxin-resistance protein has translation MALVAATASLASPSVNVGMNAAFPRAPYLLELLETAAGENSTAYFPLLDKIAGGHFQSANSDAELYDRFLKVLEQDGHVTTPDALSTFKLALSLRAAAPRIEAHYQYYTTAIDSVSKGDTNEDCSTWALIDSKKYCSETLDKAVEGDFSTRQANLLPFDRVLGLGKDAILYADPTSASFGPFHIALSKAAKQGDMSYRLRYRRSAEAPNTPLCVSGYGVKLDLKRTDYIVIDDREASQEGKQKSATADVDLDTNEDVADLKPLSTSELASLGLKTASFILNSENPLDALVKSTQDFPKFSASIATHEVTKEFAAEQEKNVAAGIPSGINFLWMNGVQLIERQIEPFTLIEMIRRERKLIDGVRDLGFNGQQANSLLGHSEVASSKAEDEPSRFDWTDRLEEGKALLWLNDLEKDARYQKLPSDLTALLQRTYPGQLPQVALNLFHIVAPVDFTNIEDGRAFGQLAQFMQRGVTLRFGILPLATTPASAAQAKVVYHLMETYGFESLITYLQESEEGPEGAANKKAFTRAIDGRETLPGATKMTLAEILEADTYKQKVEASKAWASRLNADTAVRPVFVNGLAISREKSWVQIMGQRLTEDQQAIQKAVYFGQIEEGTPVSDLFLRDALSKRNTYIFPDDEKALRVVDVNKLHKDFAGLFSNIAVLPSDSKASKESWAVLTVVADLGAGDGQDLLLAALEFKSKNPGVRLDLVHNPPSSAEAHAINGAFKLNEGKLAEMKSKDDLKAILEASWTAEGDGLGTALADFLSASKILPGTKGLLLNGRVVGPLPSHVSFKEDDLQQLLEFERRNRILPVYAAIKDLGFEDKLLDPIAAAKLTSITALSTISDLPQGIFESAPSIRSSMYNTWNSTHSAIEVGNPETASVHIAGLLNPTSEQGQRWAPILKVLSELDGVYLKLFMNPKEVVGELPITRFFRYVLDSKPSFDQAGHVQNPKATFKGLPSEALLTAGMDVPPAWLVAAKESVQDLDNIKLSSVKADIDVIYELENILIEGHSRDGKRGAPRGAQLTLATEKDPLITDTIVMANLGYFQFKANPGFYNIQLKQGRTSKIFTIESVGAHGYTPVPGDEGTEIALMDFKGTTLYPRLNRKPGMEEVDVLESPDSEASGIVAKGLKFAESLLGGAKSPQEISAEEHAEINIFSVASGHLYERMLNIMMVSVMRNTKHTVKFWFIEQFLSPSFKEFIPHMAAEYGFKYEMVTYKWPHWLRQQKEKQREIWGYKILFLDVLFPLSLDKVIFVDADQIVRTDMIDLVNHDLEGAPYGFTPMCDSRTEMEGFRFWKQGYWANYLRGLPYHISALYVVDLNRFRQLAAGDRLRQQYHALSADPNSLSNLDQDLPNNMQFTIPIHSLPQEWLWCETWCSDESLAQARTIDLCNNPQTKEPKLDRARRQVPEWSVYDEEIAALNRRRKVVGDMSEKNPKSRTMEEEVHTKDEL, from the exons ATGGCCCTGGTGGCCGCTacagcttctttggcttcaCCGTCAGTCAACGTGGGAATGAACGCTGCGTTCCCTCGTGCTCCATATTTGCTTGAACTTCT AGAAACTGCCGCTGGGGAAAATTCAACAGCATACTTCCCTCTACTTGACAAGATTGCTGGTGGTCACTTTCAATCAGCCAATTCAGATGCAGAGCTCTACGACCGTTTcctcaaggtccttgagcaAGACGGGCACGTCACTACACCAGACGCCCTCTCAACTTTCAAGCTTGCTCTTTCACTACGTGCTGCCGCACCACGAATAGAAGCACATTACCAATACTACACTACAGCTATCGATTCAGTATCCAAAGGAGACACCAACGAGGATTGCTCGACATGGGCCTTGATTGATAGCAAGAAATACTGTTCAGAAACTCTCGATAAAGCCGTGGAAGGTGATTTCTCCACAAG GCAAGCCAACTTATTGCCGTTTGATCGAGTCCTAGGGCTTGGAAAAGATGCCATTCTCTACGCGGACCCAACATCTGCCTCTTTCGGCCCTTTCCACATTGCGCTCTCCAAAGCTGCCAAGCAGGGAGATATGTCATATAGACTGCGATATCGCCGAAGCGCAGAGGCGCCCAATACTCCTTTGTGTGTGAGCGGTTATGGTGTCAAGCTGGACCTAAAGAGAACTGACTACATTGTTATTGATGATCGTGAAGCCAGCCAGGAAGGCAAACAGAAATCTGCCACAGCCGACGTCGATCTTGACACAAATGAAGATGTTGCTGATTTGAAGCCTCTCTCAACCTCCGAGCTAGCATCTTTAGGCCTAAAGACTGCTTCGTTCATTCTAAATAGTGAAAATCCTCTCGATGCTTTGGTCAAATCGACCCAGGATTTCCCCAAGTTCTCAGCATCGATTGCCACTCATGAAGTCACAAAGGAGTTTGCTGCAGAGCAGGAGAAAAACGTCGCTGCCGGTATTCCCAGTGGCATCAACTTTCTCTGGATGAATGGTGTCCAACTTATTGAGCGCCAAATTGAGCCATTCACGCTCATTGAGATGATTCGCCGTGAGCGCAAGCTGATCGATGGGGTTCGTGATCTTGGTTTCAATGGCCAACAAGCTAATTCACTTCTTGGACATTCTGAAGTTGCCAGctccaaggctgaggatgaaCCGTCCAGGTTCGACTGGACAGATCGATTAGAGGAGGGCAAAGCACTCTTGTGGCTGAATGACCTCGAGAAGGACGCTCGATACCAGAAGCTCCCAAGCGATTTGACAGCA CTCCTTCAGCGTACATATCCTGGACAACTTCCGCAGGTGGCTCTTAACCTCTTCCACATTGTGGCACCAGTTGACTTCACCAATATTGAGGATGGACGAGCATTTGGTCAACTAGCCCAGTTCATGCAACGCGGTGTCACCTTGAGGTTCGGCATACTTCCCTTGGCCACTACgcctgcttctgctgctcaGGCCAAGGTCGTTTATCATTTAATGGAAACATATGGATTCGAGTCCCTCATTACTTATCTTCAAGAGAGTGAAGAGGGGCCAGAGGGTGCGGCCAACAAGAAGGCTTTCACCAGGGCTATTGATGGACGAGAAACACTACCAGGAGCCACCAAAATGACATTGGCCGAGATTCTCGAAGCCGATACTTATAAGCAGAAGGTGGAGGCAAGCAAGGCTTGGGCTAGCCGACTCAATGCTGACACTGCCGTGCGTCCTGTCTTTGTGAATGGTTTGGCTATTTCGCGTGAGAAGTCGTGGGTTCAGATCATGGGCCAGCGATTAACCGAGGATCAACAGGCAATCCAGAAGGCTGTGTACTTTGGACAAATTGAAGAGGGGACGCCTGTTTCGGATCTCTTCCTCCGTGACGCTCTTTCCAAGCGCAACACGTACATCTTTCCTGACGATGAGAAAGCCCTTCGCGTTGTTGACGTCAACAAGCTTCATAAGGACTTTGCGGGACTATTCAGCAACATTGCCGTCCTTCCCTCAGACTCGAAGGCTTCCAAAGAAAGCTGGGCTGTGCTCACAGTCGTCGCCGACCTTGGAGCCGGTGACGGAcaagaccttcttcttgctgcccTTGAATTCAAATCAAAGAATCCTGGCGTTCGGCTTGACCTTGTTCACAACCCGCCGTCATCCGCAGAGGCTCATGCCATCAATGGTGCCTTCAAGCTTAACGAAGGCaagcttgctgagatgaagagTAAGGATGATCTGAAAGCCATTCTTGAGGCGTCTTGGACAGCTGAAGGTGATGGCCTTGGCACTGCGCTTGCCGACTTCCTTTCTGCTTCGAAAATTCTCCCTGGTACAAAGGGACTACTCCTCAACGGCCGAGTCGTCGGTCCCCTGCCGTCCCATGTGTCTTTCAAGGAGGACGATTTGCAGCAGCTATTGGAATTTGAGCGGCGAAATAGGATACTTCCTGTTTATGCTGCGATTAAAGACCTTGGCTTCGAAGATAAGCTTTTGGATCCCATTGCAGCCGCCAAGCTCACCTCGATCACGGCACTCTCTACTATTTCTGATCTCCCTCAAGGCATCTTTGAGTCGGCCCCGTCCATTCGAAGCTCCATGTACAACACTTGGAACTCTACTCATAGCGCTATTGAAGTCGGCAACCCCGAAACTGCAAGTGTTCATATCGCTGGTCTCCTGAATCCTACCAGTGAACAAGGTCAGAGATGGGCACCCATCCTCAAGGTCTTGTCTGAGCTCGATGGAGTGTATCTGAAGCTTTTTATGAACCCGAAGGAAGTAGTCGGAGAACTCCCCATCACGCGATTCTTCCGTTACGTACTTGACTCAAAGCCTTCTTTTGATCAGGCTGGCCATGTTCAGAACCCTAAGGCGACTTTCAAAGGCCTTCCCTCTGAAGCTCTATTAACAGCAGGCATGGATGTACCTCCTGCTTGGCTAGTGGCTGCTAAAGAGTCTGTACAGGATCTGGACAACATCAAGCTGAGCTCTGTCAAAGCCGACATCGATGTGATTTATGAGCTGGAGAATATTTTGATTGAAGGCCACTCCAGAGATGGCAAGCGAGGTGCACCAAGAGGTGCACAATTGACCCTAGCCACGGAAAAGGATCCCCTTATCACAGATACCATAGTCATGGCCAATCTGGGCTACTTCCAATTTAAGGCAAACCCTGGTTTTTACAATATTCAACTCAAGCAAGGCCGAACGTCGAAAATCTTCACCATCGAGAGTGTCGGTGCTCACGGATATACTCCTGTTCCCGGAGACGAAGGCACGGAAATCGCCCTCATGGACTTCAAGGGTACGACCCTGTATCCTCGTCTCAACCGCAAGCCAGGAATGGAAGAAGTCGATGTACTGGAATCTCCAGACAGCGAAGCCAGCGGAATTGTTGCCAAGGGCCTCAAGTTTGCCGAAAGTCTTCTCGGAGGGGCCAAGTCTCCTCAAGAGATTTCGGCCGAAGAACATGCTGAAATTAACATATTCAGTGTTGCCAGTGGTCACTTGTACGAGCGCATGCTCAACATCATGATGGTATCGGTTATGCGTAACACCAAGCACACCGTCAAGTTCTGGTTCATTGAGCAGTTCTTGTCTCCCTCGTTCAAGGAATTCATTCCTCATATGGCTGCTGAGTATGGTTTCAAGTACGAGATGGTTACTTACAAGTGGCCTCATTGGCTTCGCCAACAAAAAGAGAAGCAGCGTGAGATTTGGGGGTACAAGATCCTGTTCCTTGATGTATTGTTTCCGCTTTCCCTGGACAAGGTAATCTTTGTCGATGCTGATCAAATCGTCCGCACTGATATGATTGACCTTGTGAACCATGACCTAGAAGGTGCTCCGTACGGTTTCACGCCCATGTGCGACTCGCGCACTGAGATGGAAGGCTTCAGATTCTGGAAACAGGGCTACTGGGCGAACTATCTTCGCGGGCTGCCGTACCATATCTCAGCCCTCTACGTTGTTGACCTTAACCGGTTCCGCCAGCTGGCAGCAGGAGACCGCCTTCGACAGCAGTACCACGCACTCTCGGCTGACCCTAACAGCTTGTCCAACCTGGACCAGGACCTGCCAAACAACATGCAATTCACAATTCCAATCCACAGTCTTCCTCAAGAGTGGCTCTGGTGTGAGACGTGGTGCAGCGACGAGAGTCTGGCCCAGGCGCGTACCATTGACTTGTGTAACAATCCGCAGACAAAGGAGCCCAAACTCGATCGCGCCAGGAGGCAAGTCCCAGAATGGTCTGTCTACGATGAGGAGATTGCGGCGCTGAATCGTCGACGCAAGGTTGTTGGAGATATGAGTGAGAAGAACCCGAAGAGCAGGACgatggaggaggaagtgCATACAAAGGACGAGCTTTGA